A part of Drosophila bipectinata strain 14024-0381.07 chromosome 3L, DbipHiC1v2, whole genome shotgun sequence genomic DNA contains:
- the frm gene encoding collagen alpha-1(VIII) chain isoform X3 produces the protein MARAALCMAVACILMQCVYSAKFDAENRRLILDINDQKTTNQQYYSSNFDTNNGKYNPNANDGRYSGINDGKYYHDDSGKYVHVEGPTGPPAPPYVHVVGPEGGYGGEGGNGDGGGVGPGGPNGPGGPKGPGGPKGPPGPPGPPGPPGPPGPKGPTKPGPKGPFGPPGPPGPPGPTAPGPYGPPGPPGPTRPGPPGPPGPTRPGPPGPPGPTRPGPPGPTRPGPPPPPNDPRYSDKETPGYLPPVQPGKISKIPPPSYSQVIQVEPPKVVYKPNYEKNDDYVQRVTTKPPLTYIPPSPSTPKPYVPVPVPPSQKITTIVQPKVPAITIEKDKPKSVPPPPVTPGKVEKNTYLPPPPPTPKYVTKTSTPAPIPVQPYQPSTPRPFVVNTATPVPQTPPTIKYHTPQVPPVTVPPYKPVTARPTPPPQVYVEPKVTPRPSPPLHVPSISESCVCNADKTHSSKSTLTSTTTTTSTTYPNPASVDFNKQFSGFNGQANFGSIINAMSLTQLPVIPQAPGQPAFYPPDKIPKGAVIALMPVVILPQEYYSSCEENSVYQHSNIDPFPLGVQPASFSLHSVLTGSAPKDQCMCPCSCTQNLPGRLHKKREASDADAPVVVKAEPEVETKAEPIPAASEEVKVQVEPKPVAPEEVKGKVEPAASEEVKVQVEPKPAASEEVKEKVEPVPAASEEVKTKIEPEEAKILADPKPEIKATSETN, from the exons ATAACGGTAAATATAACCCTAACGCCAACGATGGTCGCTATTCTG GTATTAACGATGGCAAATATTATCACGATGATTCGGGCAAATATGTTCACGTTGAAGGCCCAACTGGACCTCCAGCACCCCCATATGTCCATGTGGTTGGACCCGAGGGCGGATACGGCGGCGAGGGCGGCAACGGAGACGGCGGCGGCGTAGGCCCAGGCGGCCCGAACGGACCCGGCGGACCAAAGGGACCCGGCG GCCCCAAGGGACCCCCCGGACCTCCCGGACCCCCCGGACCACCTG GACCTCCCGGACCTAAGGGACCAACCAAGCCTGGACCTAAAG gACCTTTCGGACCTCCTGGACCACCCGGACCTCCTGGACCTACCGCTCCCGGCCCATATGGACCCCCTGGTCCTCCCGGACCAACCCGCCCTGGCCCACCAGGACCTCCCGGACCAACCCGCCCTGGCCCACCAGGACCTCCCGGACCTACCCGCCCTGGACCCCCAG GACCCACTCGCCCTggcccaccaccaccacccaacGATCCTCGTTACTCGGACAAGGAGACTCCCGGCTACCTGCCACCTGTCCAACCGGGtaaaatttccaaaattccGCCCCCATCCTACTCACAAGTCATTCAAGTTGAACCCCCAAAAGTAGTTTATAAGCCGAATTACGAAAAGAATGATGATTATGTGCAGAGAGTAACCACTAAGCCACCACTAACCTATATTCCTCCTTCTCCTTCCACTCCCAAACCCTATGTTCCCGTTCCTGTTCCGCCATCCCAAAAAATCACGACGATCGTACAGCCAAAGGTCCCGGCTATCACTATTGAGAAGGATAAGCCTAAGAGCGTTCCGCCACCGCCAGTGACACCGGgtaaagttgaaaagaacacATACCtaccgccaccaccaccgacTCCAAAATACGTGACCAAGACATCGACACCCGCACCGATTCCGGTGCAACCGTACCAACCCTCGACCCCCCGACCTTTTGTGGTTAATACCGCCACCCCAGTTCCCCAGACTCCGCCGACTATCAAATACCATACGCCACAGGTACCGCCAGTGACTGTTCCTCCGTACAAGCCCGTGACCGCGAGACCGACACCACCACCCCAAGTTTACGTTGAACCCAAAGTAACGCCACGTCCCTCTCCACCATTGCATGTGCCATCGATCAGCGAGTCCTGTGTGTGTAACGCCGATAAGACGCACTCATCGAAAAGCACCCTtacctccaccaccaccaccacctcaaCCACCTATCCCAATCCAGCCTCTGTTGACTTTAACAAACAATTTTCCGGCTTCAACGGACAAGCGAACTTTGGCAGCATAATAAACGCCATGTCACTAACACAACTGCCGGTGATACCTCAAGCTCCTGGACAGCCGGCCTTCTATCCCCCGGACAAGATCCCCAAGGGGGCGGTGATCGCACTCATGCCGGTGGTTATCTTGCCGCAGGAGTACTATTCAAGCTGCGAAGAAAATTCTGTCTACCAACACTCGAACATCGATCCCTTCCCGCTGGGCGTTCAGCCGGCTTCGTTCAGTCTCCACTCCGTCCTGACTGGCTCCGCCCCCAAGGACCAATGCATGTGCCCCTGCTCCTGCACCCAGAATCTGCCAGGACGATTGCACAAGAAGCGCGAGGCGAGCGATGCCGATGCCCCAGTTGTGGTCAAGGCCGAGCCCGAAGTAGAAACTAAAGCTGAGCCCATTCCGGCCGCTTCCGAGGAGGTCAAGGTTCAGGTTGAGCCCAAGCCAGTTGCCCCCGAAGAGGTTAAGGGGAAAGTAGAGCCCGCTGCTTCCGAGGAGGTCAAGGTGCAGGTTGAGCCCAAGCCAGCTGCCTCCGAAGAGGTGAAGGAAAAGGTTGAGCCCGTGCCAGCAGCTTCCGAGGAAGTTAAGACGAAAATCGAACCCGAGGAAGCCAAAATCCTGGCTGACCCTAAACCAGAAATCAAGGCGACTAGCGAGACGAACTAA
- the LOC108127555 gene encoding shematrin-like protein 1 isoform X1, which yields MLIKLFMLMLAVSGVWSGVLPENQVATAARTTTGDLDTAATSAKLLNLFGSGYPNYGYNYNRPSNGYYPSYPSYYGSSNYYPNTGYYGSSNVYSSQGYVPNNYYSGGGSYYPTTNILGTQGYGGYGGYGGNGGLRQYSGYWQRDYQGQRNRGYGYYSDTDRYGLPLSRDRSYGSYSFRGYD from the exons ATGCTCATCAAGCTGTTTATGCTAATG CTGGCCGTATCCGGAGTGTGGAGTGGCGTCCTGCCGGAAAATCAGGTGGCAACAGCGGCCAGGACAACGACAGGGGATTTGGACACGGCTGCCACATCCGCCAAGC TGCTCAATCTGTTTGGCTCGGGATACCCCAACTATGGCTATAATTACAACCGACCTAGCAATGGCTACTATCCCAGCTATCCCAGTTATTATGGATCTTCCAACTACTATCCCAACACAGGGTACTATGGATCCTCTAATGTCTATTCCAGCCAAGGATATGTTCCAAATAATTACTACTCCGGAGGTGGTAGTTACTATCCCACGACGAATATCCTGGGCACCCAAGGATACGGCGGCTATGGCGGCTATGGAGGTAATGGAGGTTTGAGGCAGTACTCGGGCTACTGGCAGAGGGACTATCAGGGCCAGAGGAATCGAGGTTATGGCTACTACAGCGATACAGATCGCTATGGCCTGCCACTGTCCAGGGATCGATCCTATGGCTCTTACTCCTTCCGTGGCTATGACTAA
- the LOC108127555 gene encoding shematrin-like protein 1 isoform X2, whose product MLIKLFMLMLAVSGVWSGVLPENQVATAARTTTGDLDTAATSAKLLNLFGSGYPNYGYNYNRPSNGYYPSYPSYYGSSNYYPNTGYYGSSNVYSSQGYVPNNYYSGGGSYYPTTNILGTQGYGGYGGYGGGYVRTTYG is encoded by the exons ATGCTCATCAAGCTGTTTATGCTAATG CTGGCCGTATCCGGAGTGTGGAGTGGCGTCCTGCCGGAAAATCAGGTGGCAACAGCGGCCAGGACAACGACAGGGGATTTGGACACGGCTGCCACATCCGCCAAGC TGCTCAATCTGTTTGGCTCGGGATACCCCAACTATGGCTATAATTACAACCGACCTAGCAATGGCTACTATCCCAGCTATCCCAGTTATTATGGATCTTCCAACTACTATCCCAACACAGGGTACTATGGATCCTCTAATGTCTATTCCAGCCAAGGATATGTTCCAAATAATTACTACTCCGGAGGTGGTAGTTACTATCCCACGACGAATATCCTGGGCACCCAAGGATACGGCGGCTATGGCGGCTATGGAG GCGGCTATGTGCGCACGACTTATGGCTAA